GCAACCCGGATTTCAACGCCGGAGGCTTCGGCCCATTCATTGAGCACAGCGGCCACACCGCCGCGGGTGGGATCCCGCAGGGCGTGTACCGCAGCGCCGCACTCTGTCAGCAGCGCGTCTGTCAACTCATGCAGCGGGGCGGTGTCGCTGATGATCTCCCCGGAGAACTCGAGGCCCTGCCGTTGCGACAGTACGGCGAGGCCGTGCTGGCCGACCGGACCGCTGAGGAGGATTCGATCCCCGGGTTGCAGACAGCGGGCGCCCATTTCATGATCGTGCTCCAGGACGCCGATGCCGGCAGTGTTGATGAACAGCTGATCAGCCTTGCCGTGATCCACCACTTTGGTGTCGCCGGTCACGATTCGTACGCCCGCTTTGTCTGCCGCAGCCGCCATGGAGTGCAGAATGCGTTCCAGCTCTGCGAACGCCAGCCCCTCTTCCAGTATAAAGCCGACGCTGAGATAGAGCGGCCGGGCGCCGCACATGCACAGATCGTTGATCGTGCCGTTGATCGCGAGATCTCCTATGTCCCCGCCGGGGAAAAAAATAGGCTGCACCACATAGCTGTCCGTGGTAAAGGCCACGCGGCTTGAGCCCAAAGTCAGCGTGGCCGCGTCATCGCCTTTTTGCAGCTGTTCGCTGGTAAAGTGGGCGTGAAAAA
This window of the bacterium genome carries:
- the hypE gene encoding hydrogenase expression/formation protein HypE; protein product: MNEQQMISSDCRSTLAHPPTVQMAHGSGGRMMHELIHSFFHAHFTSEQLQKGDDAATLTLGSSRVAFTTDSYVVQPIFFPGGDIGDLAINGTINDLCMCGARPLYLSVGFILEEGLAFAELERILHSMAAAADKAGVRIVTGDTKVVDHGKADQLFINTAGIGVLEHDHEMGARCLQPGDRILLSGPVGQHGLAVLSQRQGLEFSGEIISDTAPLHELTDALLTECGAAVHALRDPTRGGVAAVLNEWAEASGVEIRVAQNQIPVLPAVQSGCALLGLDPLSLANEGKMLAVVAPERAERALQVLRSHPLAPKAVVIGEVRTGAAGLVSLRTELGAWRVLAWPSGELLPRIC